One Dysidea avara chromosome 8, odDysAvar1.4, whole genome shotgun sequence genomic window, gtttacaagcagccaatggcaatcgaaaaagccaacgcgggtggccacaactctagcctacatatatatataaacgtacttatacaccttactagtctggtgccatcttagcccagattaaactgtagtccacttcgacaatgactcaataaaacaaatatattctaaataatactaacctttacgttcgattgtggtaaccagttttgtcatgccaccagattcgagtttagccagtgtgaatagtaagaattagactagtatcgtttagtaattaggttttgtttacttaaaccgtctatttagctgctttttgtcgctcgagagaatcactatggcgattagtctggtgcttagtctatatggtacgctggcatgctgaacactacatgatgagagtggaacagcgaatgcaggttagtgatataacccatagcgtactagctttcaatatctcaggtggctgtagtactgcagggggaacgtcatcgcaacgtcaggcttggttacccacaatcgatgttagaaacctggcctttataagtgttacagctgtcttgtgagactctccccacctattaggtgaacggtacataacagttatacaacgtgcattcgtgctctgcctgtataaacgcacttgccttcgggcctgacagccctcaggcttgtgcgtttatatcaggcagagcactcgtggccgttgtataactatataatatatcaatcatacagtactatatatagtactgtatattagggatcatggaggtttgggtttttctggccaaaaatatcacccaaaaaccagcttcacaatactgtcctggtgccttggcagtattggttaggcataaccaagcccaaaattaCCTTCAATACGACcataaatgcttccaatagattgctaaaaattaataaaaatattcaatgaaattttctgctgactgactaattgcctgcctgatgcattcagacaagcataactagaTAACGGGTAAGGcgatgggcttgatttttttttactgttcaacgttgcttcgttccaagatgtgccttttagcataccacagGAGGTAGAATGCACATATCatgaacttacttttgtcctcctttgtgtcccatttctttttgctgacagccaaaggtgttgattcgtggtAGCGTGACGGCTTCCTTAATGTATTTTAcgaggtgactggattgattgcagaggtacttctcctactgtgttctttgtttgtagcactgtgaaacgggctgaacatagctgaaagttaagcgtaatggccactttcagtcagtaattgatagtaggGGTACAcaaaattgtccatatttttgtggtgactggattgattgcaagaGGAGCTGCTCTTacctgttcttcgtttgtaatgctgggTAAtggctgaaagcgaagcatattagccacttcactttcaagtcagtaattggtATTTGGGGCACGCGCTCAGTTAAAACATTACCTCTAGcatcatcctttcttttgatgcggtatgaaTAGGTTCACagccataataatgttacaaaaaagaattaacaaacaagtatagggtaaaattaagaatttcaagttcgattagggatcatagaaaaaagtagggaaacaagggaggccacctacacctgcagatatactagcagAAATGTAATCCCTATGTTATACTTATATATGCAAGTACAAGGGAAAATCAAGAATTTTCAGTCTGACTAGGGATCATATATAgccaagggaggtcacctacacctgcagatatactagtgggattaaatgtccactagtatatatgcaGGTTTAGGCGgcctcacttgtttcactactttttatggctatgatccctaatgactgaaaattcctaattttccttctacttgttgttTACTTTATTATGACcaatgaacccatgcatactacatcaaaaggaagaatgaTGTCAGACATaccattaaaataattttgcttGTCCCGACTATCAAGTATTACTGAAAGCGGAgtgccattacacttcattttcagctttgttcagcttgttacactgcattacaaatgaagaacactgcATTAAAAATAAAGAACACTGCATGaagaacctctgcaatcaatccagtcacagcGAAAAACTCAGATGATCCCCAGGGAAGCCATTATGCTGCGCTACCCCATGAATTGATACCTTGTAcagtcagcaaagataaatgggacacaaaggaggacacaggtaagtccatgaagcatgcattgtatgtaccgCAGTATGCCAGTCAGACTGACTAATAGTGAAAATATTAGGTCCACAGCCTTTGtggttgttgagttatgcttgtctgaaggcatcaggcaagcaggcaggcagttagtcagtcagtcagtagaaaattctgctaaaaaATTTAAGTTTCGTAGAAACTTATCAGAAGCATTTTTGGCCACTCTGTGCAGACACTTTTTGGCTTGCTAAtgcctcaccaatactgccaaggtgccatgaaggtattgtgaggctggctttagggtgaTATGTTTGACCAGAAAAGCTCAAACCTTCATaatcaatatacagtactatattgatatgtatactccctgcttcacaggcttactgttagcctccttgcaggtcccCAGAGGGATAGTAGATTATGCACAAGACAACATTATGCTATAATACTATATACACACGCACATACCCCAAAGGCTGAGAAGCCTATGACAATGATGATAAAAGCAATAGCATCCATCAAGAAGGAGATGGTATAGTAGTCACGAGCTCCCAGGCTAATGTCTTGATTGATAATTTGAAGAAAGAAGAACTTCACATTAGCAACATCACATTCCTGTAATAACAACAATGTCATCATTATGATATAATGTTGCATCATAATGACATCATGTTGCTCACATGATATAGGATAATACACCAGGTTCATTATCTTCCACATCACTTTCACTAACTGATCTTGAGTAGGGTTGAGTGTTACTGCAACAGTGATCATAATGTAAATTTTGCACAAGAAAAGCTGTTTAAATAGTGCATAGATGTATGCACATTATTATCATTCAACTTGTATATAAACCTCATGAGTTATTGGAACCTTATGTAATGCTATTTTACTACATTCCTGAAGCAAAAATGATGCTCTTTAATTTGTAAATAGTATACCATGAAAtctacagccaagctgtgaaaaaagggtgtgcCCCTTTCCAGggtaaaaaaattgtgaaatcaaagatggtggccatgaaatagctgcaatgatgttaatcaTGTCAATATGGCATTAGCAGCATTGTTGTCATTTTtaactgccacctttgatttcaacaTTTTCATCCTGGATAATTttgctgaaaattgctatgtagccTGCCCAGCAACTCCACTGTAAAATAGTTTTAATTATGTAGGAAaaagcagcacagagctatgtacTGTACGTGTGAAAAATCACATTTTCATTTTCCTGGTGGGCCAcatctttttcacagcttggctgttgtagCATAGATGCCTTCTGTTTGTATGTGAAAATCCAGCTTGCTTTTAACCATCTATTTTTTCCTTTTCTCCAGGATCAACAGAAAGAGAAACAGCATCTATACTAGGACCATATGTGTTTTCATTATCTGTTTATTGTTGACAACTgtgatcaagagttcataatatatatactgaagagagtatcctactcttaTATACCCccgtagaagggcgtatcgtgaagttatgacgtaaagCTTCTGAGTTTGCCCATTCTTCTTGGTATAataaatgatgtcattagttgaacatgatatCGACTGAACGCGTACCTAACAACATCACTAGCAACCAAGCTAACTCCatctctaagcgtttctcactgaactacaatcattccttcatgggttaagaccgctttgTAGGCAATTCTTGCTAGGGCATTCGCggatacggctatcctgagcatcacgagtgtgaaatggtgctaacgattcttgcacatTTATGGCTGCTCATACGTCACAAATCACAACATCTTGTCAtcacatcataacttcacgatacgctcTTCTACAGGGATATTTGAGAGTAGGATACACTCCTcagtatattatgaactcttgctgtgATTATGTAAATCAACTGTGATATTATATTccaaatgctttattagggtgaccaGACTATCAAAGTATCTCAAACACGTACTTTCTATACATGTTTGTTTTATGACTAAATGTTTTAAACCAATTTCTTCTAAACTACCATAATGCTCTTCCACCATTTTTTAGCTTGTATTCATCTCTATCCATGAATGTAGCATAGGTATTGACATTCAATTTTAAGCCTTCTTTACATGTGCTAATTTCAGAGCAATCAGGTGACACCTTTGTGTTCATGAGAGTCtatgtaaagtgtgcaaaaagaagagaAAACAAATGAAATTGGTTGttcatatctcaggaatggcTGTAATATATACGTAAATAAATATATTGGTGTGGTGCACCAGCTTCTTAGGCTGCACAACATATAGtagctactgtgtgtcttgattcaaaATGTAAAAGTGGTCTCAACATTGCTATCACATGTTACAAACAGTATAATGGTATATTGCCCAACACTAACTTTGAAGCTTCAGTCTCCAAGCTCTGCTGTATGCTGGTGTTCTTGTCATCTAGTTTCTTGTCATCCTTTGTATTGCTATTGTCTGACAATGAAGCTAATATCTGGTTCCTTGATCGAAATATCAGCTGAACTAAAAATCAATGAAGCAACATGCTAAGTATAGTGTGATTTATGCTTGTGTGCACCTGTGTGTATGGGTGCATTTACCATTTGAGGGTAGTCACTCAGGACTGGTCACAATGAGTGTAATAACTATCATGCACAGACACTACATGTCAGCAGTGGTGAATGTACTTTTGTATAAAGATTATGATTCCCTACATTCACAGGTTTTAAGGTTCTTACAGATCCCGTATGGAATAACACTTCCAGTGTGGAAATTTTCACAGGTGGTTTGCTAATGTTTGGGTGAATCATGTATcaattatatacacacaaagTATAACTTGATGTGCATTGGGGGGTGAGTATAGGATTTCACAAGAAAGGTGCTAATTTCTTTATAGTACCACATAGTTCAAAATACGTACAAAAGTAGTAGAGATTCAGTGGTCAAGTTTGTGTCATGGAATCTGTAGCCTGCAGTTTAATTTCTTATGTGAAAATGATAAGATGTGTTTATGGAGCCTGCAGAAGCCCTGAAAGCAAGTACTATTTTAGAATACCAGTGTGACATCTATAACTTAACCTCTCTTTGTAACTTCTGCACCTGTTATTTCATGCTGTCTCAATCATCCACGGTGTCAATTGGAATTCACACATGCAtaatctgcaggtgtaggtgacctcccttaaTTCCCTATttcttttctatgatccctaatcaaaatgCAAGCCTGATTTTTTAGAGGTAGCACAGTATCATAATCTTTTATACACTTAGCAACAATCAGAGCAAAAACCAGTGTAAAATAAAACCAAATATGTAACTCAAATACTGTGAATTTTAGCATACAATAATGTGAATTgacataccaagtttggttcAAATATGATAAATATTAATGGATtgatgtacaattatttgtgtaaaatttcTTCACGCCTGCAAGGTAAACCGCCTTTGGGAATAACTTGACAATCAGTCTGTGTATAGATTAACAGCCATCATAACTCAAAACGTTTATAGCTGAAAGGAAATTGTAGTAACAACTACAGTAAAAACCCAACTTggcaaagtactctaatagaacagtcacctagtGGCAAAAAATGTTGTACAGATTTCAACCTAATTACCTCTACACCCACTGAACTGCTGTTGTCAGCTACTCAGATAACTTAATTTCAATCTTATTAATGACTTAAATAttaaaagtttataatttcataaatCAACCAATGGAAAATCAAATAATTGCTCTCATGAATATTCTATCAGAAATTCTATCAGTAATGGCACTACAGAATCTCACTGCGCTTGGAAAAAGCAGCACTACTGCTAATACTGTTTAAAACCCTGCTAAGGCTACTCAGTACTTGATCTAGAATATTACAACAGATGGTCAaataaaatcaaaggtggtgaccaagaaTGGCTACATCGATGTTAAATAAAGCCAATTGGTGCATTATTAAATTTGATTGGTTTAACATCATCGTAGCCAGTCATCTCATGGCCagcacctttgatttcactacttttttaccCAGAGTTTTGAAAgctacacctttttttacaacttaaCTGTTTCTGCCAGCCACAGGCAGGTGGCTCAAGACTAGCATTAGTTTTAATGAATATTCTATAAACATAAATATTGACTGCATTTGCACTTTGTAGATACAAACAAAAATCTATTATGGTCTGACACTTATGTTATTGACATGGACATTGACGAATGTCACAGCAAATTGTACAATTGCAGTACCAAAGTCAGTGCCATCACATGAAAATGACCCAATTATATTAGTTAAATCAGGAAAGCTTTGTTGATTATGTATGCGCAAAATTATTGTAACTATCTTAGCACTTACTCAATGACATCTATGCACACATGATTATAACAGTAACCACAACTCACTAGCACTAGTGCCGTAAGCTCCAGTAAAGGGGAGGATATCAAGGTAGCCCTTACTAGCAACCTTCCACTGACCAGTATCCTAACAAGTTATACTAGTAGTAACAAACAGGAATAACAAGATACAAGTCCTTACAATCAGCAAGCTTCGATGAAAGAATAGCGAGATCAATAACAGTAAGTCCCACACATCATTACCAAGAAATCCATTCCTTTTCTCCACCCCAAGTATGTAGGGCCAGTAGAGGATTTTGTTTTCATTCATTGGCCACTTAATGTCATGAAATTGGAACGCATACTTCACTAGTATTACAAACATTGTATAAAACATCAAGGTGAGCAAAAATCTTCTGGTTGGCTATGGGACAGACAGTAATCCCCATAGAAACATCAAGGCAGCATAGATCAGTGATAACACACTACCATTAACTATTACATTCATTACAATGAAGAAATAGCAGATATATTCAGTATTAGCCACTGCAGCGTAATATAATGCTATGATAAACTGCACAGGACGATCAACAACTCTTTTCCATATTTCAGCAACATCCTCACGACTAAAGAGCACACCATCCTCCTCTGTTTGTATCAGATCGTCTTCAATACGTGTGGTAATGGACAACTTCTTTTCTTTGTTTTTACTGTTAGAACTGTTACAGGAGGTTCTCTTTGATTCTTTAACAGCTTCAAGAGTAATCTCTGCTGTTGCAACGGGTGCTGCTACTCCTTGCTGAGGTTGAGAAATATCAGGACTAGGCATTAGTCTTTCAGCTTGCTTCCTTCGTTCCTTTCTTTTCTTCAACAAATAACGATAGTACAAGCTTCTGTTTCTCAGCCAGCCAATAACCAACACTAAACCGCTGTCAATAAATGAGAAGCTATTTCCAATAAGTTTCCAAATGCCTTGAAATGGTGATTTCTTCTCTTCATCCTTGATGTCCTCTGAATTTCCTACTGGGCTGAGTTTAGATTTTGCAATTTCACTCTGTTTGTGTACATCCTCATGCGCATCCATGTTACTGTGGGCATCTATATCTTGGTGCATATCTGTGTCACCAAAAGGAAAATCCCTGTCATGTCCAATAGTTGGCGATACTACACTGATTTGAGGGTGTAATTCAATCAGATTCTCATCATTGAACTCAATGTGATCAGGTAGCTGTACTCCTGCTCTAAGGTAGTGCTCAACCACTAAGGTGTTGTATTTGGATTGTACTTCTAGTAGTCTTGTCTTGATGTTCTCTTTAATTATTTTCTCTCTTATTCTCGTCTTCTCAAGTTCTTCATTAATTTTCTCCAGCAAGTCACTGGTAGCATGTTCAGCCTCTTTCAACTTTTCTTTGGACAAGAATTCAAAATGAGCTCTTGCACTCTCAAACTGATTTGTTGAGAAGATcataatttgtacagtgacaatgaCGAAGGCAAACGTGTCCAGCCATATCCCAACATGGTTAGGCAGTTCACTACACACAGGTTTATTTGCAGTTTTGTTAAACACAGGTGGGGGATTGTAGTATGACTTCGCCTCACACTGAGCATTAAACAACCTCACTACAATACAGTAATTATCTATGTCATCCTCAAAATACACACAAGTGTAGAGTTGTAGTGATATCTTAACCAATAGCACAAACCAGACCACAGTCAGCAGGAGGAACCACCACTTTCTCAACTGGGCTTTGGAGTAACATAATATCAGTCCCTGCCATAACAGAGCAAATGAGGCAAACAGGTACAACAGGCTTAGGAGGCTTTCTTGAATTGTACCAACTACAAACATAACAAATAAGGTCACCCAAAAATGTGTTtgtaaacaatttttttaacaTTATCAGTTAACTCATTTGAGGTAGAAAAGGAAACATAATTAGTGAGAAAGCTAGCAGGAGTATCAACCTCTTCTACTTGAATTTTCTTGAAGTTACACAGTTGGGCACTGACCACAACATAAATCAACAGATCAGCCCACAGCCAGTCCTTGTTTAGTATAAGGTATTCATTGTTAGCAGTGGGTAACCATAGCCATCTCTTAAGTCCCACTGGTTCTATATCATTCCAAGGTAATGTCTTTTTACCAACCTGGTCATCAATACAGGCTCCGGGTGAAACATTCACCAACATAGCGTACTGTAGTAGCAGTAGACATCCGTGTACAAACATATAAAGCACCCATACTACTTTTAACTTGGTGTGTGATGTCAGCAGAAACACTCCCAGCACTATGACATAAAACACACCAAATATGTCTGTCCTGACAGCTGCTATGGCTATCACACACCAGCAGATCTCCAGTCCGTAGAAGTCAAAGACATGATTTATCAAGTAGCCAATACCACTGATAACAGATCTGTCAGCTTCTTCAGAAGTTATACCCCAAAACAATGCTCTCTTGTCTTCCACAGGGATCTCATTGTCTCCTAGACATCTTCCCTGTCTCCTAGCAACAGTGTAATAGAGTGCTAACAGTAGTAACACAATGATGTCATATTTGATGTAGTCATTAAAACTTTCTACTTTCTGGAAGCCCAGCCAGCCAGGATCATCATGGTCATAACTGTAGGGGTAGATCTTGCCTTTTGGTTTACTAGCATTCATGGTGTTGTTCTGAACAAAAATAAACAGCATGTAATAATAAACTACGTTCCacaaaaggaagaaatgttTCATGAATTTAATGAAAAGAGCACTGTACCTTCTTCAACCATTTTACATTGGCCAAGTGTAAATTCATCAATCCTTCCGAACCAAAACCTTTAAATAGTGGGCAAAAAAATTCATTTCAAAAGgacaaaaataaattttaaatatgAAAGTACATCATGCATGGACTCCCTCAGTCTGCTGATTATGGATAGAAATTTTTGTCCTGTATGCACTACACAAAGTATTGAGAGTTTCTGCTTTGCATTTTGAAATACAAAAGatgcatttttaaatttattgtCCCCCAGGTTTTAATAATACATTACGTAGCAGATCAATTGGTACACTTACTGAGCAATTAGAAAATGTGAATTCATCCACTAATGCTATTTGGTAGAACATCTTCAACAGAACAAGGCTACTGATGAGTGTGGTTAATATGAAGTACATGACGGAGTTAACTTCTATCGGTATAGCAACCACAAGGATGGCCAAGATCAGGAAATGTGTGGCAGGATGGCCAAGATCAGGAAATGTGTGGCACTAATCTCATCAAGAATTGCTGCAAATAACACAAATATTATGGCCTTGGGCAGATAGATCTCCAACAGTCGCCAGAATATTTCAACAATGAAATTAACTGTATTTTTGGCCAAGTTCCAGTATTTTTCCATCACCTCTTGAATATACTTATGTCTTTCTTCCTCGACTGAAATGTTTGGTTGATCAATAGTATCTATATCAATGTTAACATCCTTCCCTTCTCGTACTTTCATTTCTTCCTTGTTTACTTCTAGAGGCGAATCTCCTGTCTGCACAAAACTCAGCTGTCTATGTTGGGCAGCTCCTGATCGACGAAGTTGTTCCCTCATTTATTCCTCACTACTGATATGAGGACTAAAATATTTCAGCTGTAATGCCATCACTGCCACAAACACTGCTGGAGGAACAATGATTGCTAACAAATCTCTCACTCTTTGTAAATTGTCAATGGATATTTCATAATTAATCAGCCCAATACTCTTAAGGCTAAGGTAAATAGAGTAATGGAAATGGCTTtgcatgtgtatgcatacatttatCAAGAAATCTGTAAACATATTAATGTATAAGGTTGAACCCTATTTAAGTTACTGAATGATCTGGCCAAATTTTTATACGCGACCCCCCTGAGGAGTTAGGATAACACTGAACTAACAGTTGATTGTCACTTTTTCTATTATACAAAACAAGATACATTTCATTAGTAGACAGATGATTGTGTGACGAATTAAGAGTATTAATCCAGATATCTCTCACAGAGCTGAACTGATAGGTGTAGATGGCAGTCAACTCAAGGAAGGCAAAGAGGACAAGGATGGTCCACAGTGGTTCCATAATCTAGTACCAATAGTGAGGAAAGAACTGTAACAGAGCGAAACAAGTAAACACATAAAATTGGCCCTATAAGCATGGCCAGGTTCCAGGTACTTTGTAAATTATCACATTTTCAAGCAGATGGCTGAAttactgtgtacatatatagTTTAAATGGGTAATCTTTACAAAGTGACTGAAatctcatatatatatatatatatatgtacaatttGAATACAGAAACATATACAGCTGAATACTGACCTCACAAGCAAATATAAACAGCAGGAAGAAGATCATGAAGACAACTTTGAACAGAGTCACTTCTCCTGTAAAGATCACCAACAAGAAAGCACCAGTTGTCATGACAATCCAGTACTGCTTCAGGTACTTGTATATATTGGGACCAGTTGACAAAGCAACATTACGTAATACTGCAGTTAAGATGCTAGTCTCTTGAGTATCCAGCTGGTCTGAAACTGAAAAAATTATATAAACTTAAGGCATTTGTCAATATTTCTTTCTAGCATCCAAGGCGTTAACACTATCATATCttttattatatgtgaccagatttgcgaaaaggtaccttttccacacatttgacataccagctaacaaaatgatgtaacacttgactccttatactgattagcTTGCTCtaagtatcaaaatgtagccagatactgtagctacattcacaGAAAAGtttaagcaattatatgccatgatcaaaaagttatgaagctttaaaaatcaaaaaatgggtcaaattttgtgtgtgaaaaaggtacctttttgcaaatccggtcacatatgtaggtACTTTAAAGACCTTGGTTATCATGAAACTTTATATAAACTGTCTTTGTGAAATATTACCCATTAACATTTGCATCAAGATTCTACACATTTCAAGCAAATGTGTTGATATTTCatcacatgtgactgttctattagagtatatcaaactgattttgcaacttttgtGTTCCCAATGTCAATTTCA contains:
- the LOC136263798 gene encoding piezo-type mechanosensitive ion channel component 1-like, encoding MREQLRRSGAAQHRQLSFVQTGDSPLEVNKEEMKVREGKDVNIDIDTIDQPNISVEEERHKYIQENNTMNASKPKGKIYPYSYDHDDPGWLGFQKVESFNDYIKYDIIVLLLLALYYTVARRQGRCLGDNEIPVEDKRALFWGITSEEADRSVISGIGYLINHVFDFYGLEICWCVIAIAAVRTDIFGVFYVIVLGVFLLTSHTKLKVVWVLYMFVHGCLLLLQYAMLVNVSPGACIDDQVGKKTLPWNDIEPVGLKRWLWLPTANNEYLILNKDWLWADLLIYVVVSAQLCNFKKIQVEEVDTPASFLTNYVSFSTSNELTDNLGLILCYSKAQLRKWWFLLLTVVWFVLLVKISLQLYTCVYFEDDIDNYCIVVRLFNAQCEAKSYYNPPPVFNKTANKPVCSELPNHVGIWLDTFAFVIVTVQIMIFSTNQFESARAHFEFLSKEKLKEAEHATSDLLEKINEELEKTRIREKIIKENIKTRLLEVQSKYNTLVVEHYLRAGVQLPDHIEFNDENLIELHPQISVVSPTIGHDRDFPFGDTDMHQDIDAHSNMDAHEDVHKQSEIAKSKLSPVGNSEDIKDEEKKSPFQGIWKLIGNSFSFIDSGLVLVIGWLRNRSLYYRYLLKKRKERRKQAERLMPSPDISQPQQGVAAPVATAEITLEAVKESKRTSCNSSNSKNKEKKLSITTRIEDDLIQTEEDGVLFSREDVAEIWKRVVDRPVQFIIALYYAAVANTEYICYFFIVMNDTGQWKVASKGYLDILPFTGAYGTSAIQLIFRSRNQILASLSDNSNTKDDKKLDDKNTSIQQSLETEASNNTQPYSRSVSESDVEDNEPGECDVANVKFFFLQIINQDISLGARDYYTISFLMDAIAFIIIVIGFSAFGLGSHEGVKGINTVATYIQDNDIPWPFVVMLFAHFMLMVIDRFFTHNQFAQALYFFKSQYFIFSAQQCVSGFPKRVLGYFISKHYNLFASLTFQGYRLIPILPDLKEVMDWMFTDTSLKLFHWLKVQEIWAQLYIIKNLRKQEKNNPRVLGQLEGLASKLLLGGGLLVLFILLIWGPLIAIAVQNATNKRNPPIEVSIQLGVGSFEPILTMNAENDSIHMISQPDYDSLGLSAIDYIDDFYYITEVIFQRNSTALWDISPYSRVTAINTSNNSIPVIFSWKVSRVLRQSTILASETVSGHVEWNLTLSDAEQFSSILDRSSGFVTLRDLYPRHIYAPANGPSVDFVKLNKGGRLAANITLESRTITDNISQEWWTLSTNDSSDVVLTIYSESINRPIFSPIASRGIIGLYVTVVLVISAALHSYIAALPSRITFNEIPNPDGLLKLCEGIFYVREDGNHQDEEILVGRLFYIFRSPARLIQQTKWKRD